In Candidatus Woesearchaeota archaeon, the DNA window AAAGAAATGCCTTAACCTACCAATTAAGTAAAGCTGCTGAAATTAAGGAAGCAAAAAGCAGTGTAGAAAAAGCAACTGAATTTAGAGATATAATCGAAGAATATATTTTAAGCAAGAAAATAAAATAGTATAAAAATAAAAAAATATATCTATTTACATCTTATTAACAACCTTCCATAATTTAGCTACACCAGCTAAACCTATTAATACATATACCACTCTTGTTGCAGTGCTCATTGGTCCTAATAACCATGCTACTAAATCAATCTCAAATAAACCAAATAGTCCCCAGTTTAATGCACCTACTATTAATAAAACGCAGGTTAACCAACACATAGGTGTCATCTTGCAGGTTTTTCCTCCACCCATTGCTGGAGCTGCTCCACTCGATCGTGCTTTTTTAGCCATTCTTTCACCTCTTTATTAAATAATAGCTAACTATATTAGTATTAGCTATTATTTAATAAAGAGTTTATAAATTTTTCCAGAAATTAGTCACAAACTGGTGACTAAAAAAGAGTATGGTAGAATCAATTACCTTTTCTTAGGTGCTGGTGGATGTATATCTTGAGAATGATCTGCAGCAGGTTGTTTTGGAGCATGTTTATGATGTGTTTCCTGTTCTTTCTTTAATTCCTTGATTTCTTCATGCTCTATTTTTTTAGCTTCTTCCGCTTTCTCAGCCTTGACTTCAGCAAGTTCTTCTTTAAGCTCTTCTGTTGCAGGTTCTTTACCTTTAAGTTCACTTAATACATCAGCTTCTTCTTTTTTGCCAAGCTTTTGTTTTAAACGCTCTGCAATACCTGCTTTTTTCTGCACTTGTTTTTCTTCAAGCTTGATTTGCTTGCCAAATAATTCAGCAAGCACTTTTTGATCTTGTTTAACGACAGTCACTTTAACTCGAGAAGGTGGATTTCTCATACCATGTACCCATAATGCTTGGTTTAAGTATTTACCAATACTAACCGTTGGGCATTTCATATGTTTTACAAGAAACTCACGAACTGCTCTTGAAGCTTTTTCAGCTCGCTTGTACTTAGGAACTTTAAGAAACTCTCTTCGTAAAGGAATAGTGTATGTTCGTTCTAGTTTTTCTGATTTATCAGCCATAAGTATCATCTAGTTATGCTTTAGTTTTAACTCGCCGCCAACTTCGTTTGACAACAGTGTGTCTTCCAGGATGGACAACTTTACCCTTGCCATAAATTTTAGGCACTGTCCAGAAAGGAGCCCATCTTGTTTGTCTTCCAAGTTTTGCTAAGCGTAATTTTCTGCTGGTATGTTTAAATCGTGCCATGATATTCAACTCATTGTTCAATTGTTGCAGGTACTGCTTCTACCTTAACAACAACCTCTTTTTTAGGCGCAACTTCAGGAACTGAAGGTTTTGGTGAAGCTTTAACGGGAGATTTTACTAATTCGTTTGCGCTTAAATCCAACAAGGATTTGCCTTGAGGAGTAACTATTCTTCCTTTGTGGACGCCAAATTCACCTGCTTTTGTCTGCCTTATTAATTGTGATTTTTCTAATTGCTGAAGAACTTTCCGTAATACACTGCCGCTTCCTTTTCTAAATTCCGGCGGTTGATGGCCTCGTCTTTTTTTGCCGCCATATAATGTTCGAAGCTTGGAAACACCAATAGGACCTTTAACTGCGACTTTTCGCAATACTGCTGCAGCTCGCACTGCCCACCAATCTGCATTTTCTGGCGCTCTTTGGCGATGAGTTCCTGTTTTTGCAAACATAGCCCACGATGGAGCTTTAACTAATGTTTTTTCTTTTAATTTTTGAGCAATTTTATGAATTAACTCAGTCTGGTTAACAACAAACATTCTTGACATATATTACACCTTTATTCCCTTCTGGGATTACCGCGGTACTTTGCTCATATTGCCTTAAGAATTGCAATATTTGCTTCCGCTAATCTATTAAAAATTACAGGTGATTTATAAATGTTATGATAAACTATATTAACTACTAACATCACGAAATGTAATAAATAAACATAAAGAGGTTGTTATGGAATTCGGAACAGGCTATTTAGATGAAACACCTTCTATTGATGGGAATACATTTCCAAATGTGTATGATGCGTTTGGTCCAGATCAAGCTATGACTTATTTTGAAAAAGACAGACCTGATTTACGATTAGTGGAAAGTTCTATTGAAAATCCTATTGTTGGCGTCCGGGATATTGGTCAATCAGTTACTGAAGGAAGCAGATTTGGAAGTTTATTAAAAACTGCAACTGATGCAATACGGAGAGGAGCAGGGTGGATTGAATTAAGCACCAATATGGGGGGAGGAGCTGAAACTGTTGGAGCAGAGAGCTATGGTAAAGAAGCGCGAGAAGCTTTGCGTGATATTGCGCGCGTTAACACGGTCAAATTTTCTTCAGTGCATACACCAGTTAATATTGGCAACATGTCAGGTTACAACCCTCAAGAACGCGGATTTAATGAAGAGCATCGCAAAATAGAAATTGAAGAAGTAAA includes these proteins:
- a CDS encoding DUF378 domain-containing protein, yielding MTPMCWLTCVLLIVGALNWGLFGLFEIDLVAWLLGPMSTATRVVYVLIGLAGVAKLWKVVNKM
- a CDS encoding 60S ribosomal protein L31; translated protein: MADKSEKLERTYTIPLRREFLKVPKYKRAEKASRAVREFLVKHMKCPTVSIGKYLNQALWVHGMRNPPSRVKVTVVKQDQKVLAELFGKQIKLEEKQVQKKAGIAERLKQKLGKKEEADVLSELKGKEPATEELKEELAEVKAEKAEEAKKIEHEEIKELKKEQETHHKHAPKQPAADHSQDIHPPAPKKR
- the rpl39e gene encoding 50S ribosomal protein L39e (part of the polypeptide exit tunnel in the 50S ribosomal complex); the protein is MARFKHTSRKLRLAKLGRQTRWAPFWTVPKIYGKGKVVHPGRHTVVKRSWRRVKTKA
- a CDS encoding 30S ribosomal protein S19e, with translation MSRMFVVNQTELIHKIAQKLKEKTLVKAPSWAMFAKTGTHRQRAPENADWWAVRAAAVLRKVAVKGPIGVSKLRTLYGGKKRRGHQPPEFRKGSGSVLRKVLQQLEKSQLIRQTKAGEFGVHKGRIVTPQGKSLLDLSANELVKSPVKASPKPSVPEVAPKKEVVVKVEAVPATIEQ